From one Candidatus Eisenbacteria bacterium genomic stretch:
- the uvrB gene encoding excinuclease ABC subunit UvrB — protein MPFSIHRPYEPRGDQPRAIIELLAGLNAGHAHQTLLGVTGSGKTYTIANVINEWKRPTLVISHNKTLAAQLYGEFKQFFPDNAVGYFISYYDYYQPEAYVPSTNTYIAKDASINDDIDRLRLQATSMLLERDDVIIVASVSCIYGLGAPEDWRGMRLDTGTGARITRHELLDKLVGIQYARNDLAPGRGTFRVRGDVVEVHPAYENHLVRIELDDDVVARISAVDPLTGQVQRRMDRLALYPAKHFVTPEPRMQAALHAIRDELRERLEVLRAENKLLEAQRLKQRTEYDLEMLGAIGTCPGVENYSRHLSGRAPGARPGCLIDYFPKEWLLVIDESHVTVPQIGGMYEGDRSRKQVLVDFGFRLPSALDNRPLKFTEFQQLAAPTLYISATPAVFEIEQSKGVVVEQIIRPTGLVDPDIVIKPIAGQVDDLLEEIRQRVAVGERTLVTTLTKRMSEDLTDYLSEAGVKVRYLHSDVDALERVEILRGLRLAEFDVLVGINLLREGLDLPEVSLVAILDADKEGFLRSERSLIQTAGRAARNVNGRVVLYADVMTDSMKRALEETNRRRIRQLEYNAAHDIVPETIRKTLEEIMQSTAVADAIAGGAENEMQSLLAAVEVEGADVLMARLEREMLDAARALDFERAASLRDRLEDVRLTLAAARQRGVGGAEPATAATAGNRVTSSWAQANHTGSPLAMA, from the coding sequence ATGCCCTTCTCCATTCATCGGCCGTACGAGCCGCGCGGCGACCAGCCGCGAGCGATCATCGAGCTGCTGGCGGGCCTGAACGCCGGCCACGCCCATCAGACGCTGCTCGGCGTGACGGGTTCCGGCAAGACCTACACGATCGCGAACGTGATCAACGAGTGGAAACGTCCGACGCTCGTGATCTCGCACAACAAGACGCTGGCGGCGCAGCTCTACGGGGAGTTCAAGCAGTTCTTCCCCGACAACGCGGTCGGCTACTTCATCTCGTACTACGACTACTACCAGCCCGAAGCCTACGTTCCCTCGACCAACACCTACATCGCGAAAGACGCCAGCATCAACGACGACATCGACCGCCTGCGGCTGCAGGCGACCTCGATGCTGCTGGAGCGCGACGACGTGATCATCGTGGCGAGCGTGTCGTGCATCTACGGCCTCGGCGCCCCCGAGGACTGGCGCGGCATGCGCCTCGACACCGGCACCGGCGCCCGCATCACGCGCCACGAGCTGCTCGACAAGCTGGTCGGCATCCAGTACGCGCGGAACGATCTGGCGCCCGGACGCGGCACGTTCCGGGTGCGCGGCGACGTGGTCGAGGTTCACCCTGCGTACGAGAACCACCTGGTGCGCATCGAGCTCGATGACGACGTGGTGGCGCGGATCTCGGCGGTCGATCCACTCACCGGACAGGTTCAGCGACGCATGGATCGGCTCGCGCTCTACCCGGCCAAGCATTTCGTGACGCCGGAGCCGCGAATGCAGGCTGCGCTGCATGCGATCCGCGACGAGCTGCGCGAGCGCCTCGAAGTGCTCCGCGCCGAGAACAAGCTGCTCGAAGCGCAGCGTCTCAAACAGCGCACCGAATACGATCTCGAGATGCTCGGCGCCATCGGGACCTGCCCGGGTGTCGAGAACTACTCGCGGCACCTGTCGGGGCGCGCGCCGGGGGCGCGGCCGGGATGCCTGATCGACTACTTCCCGAAGGAATGGCTGCTGGTCATCGACGAATCGCACGTGACGGTGCCGCAGATCGGCGGGATGTACGAAGGCGACCGCTCGCGCAAGCAGGTGCTGGTCGACTTCGGTTTCCGCCTGCCCTCGGCACTCGACAACCGGCCGCTCAAGTTCACCGAGTTTCAACAGCTCGCCGCTCCCACGCTCTACATTTCGGCGACCCCCGCGGTGTTCGAGATCGAACAGTCGAAGGGCGTGGTGGTCGAGCAGATCATCCGCCCGACCGGACTGGTGGATCCCGACATCGTGATCAAACCGATCGCGGGCCAGGTCGACGACCTGCTCGAGGAGATCCGCCAGCGCGTGGCGGTCGGAGAGCGCACGCTGGTGACCACGCTCACCAAGCGCATGTCCGAAGACCTGACCGACTATCTGTCGGAAGCCGGGGTCAAGGTGCGCTACCTGCACAGCGACGTGGATGCGCTCGAGCGCGTCGAGATCCTGCGCGGCTTGCGGCTCGCGGAGTTCGACGTGCTGGTGGGCATCAACCTGTTGCGCGAGGGGCTCGACCTGCCGGAAGTGTCGCTGGTCGCGATCCTCGACGCCGACAAGGAAGGCTTCCTGCGCTCCGAGCGTTCGCTGATCCAGACCGCGGGCCGCGCGGCTCGCAACGTGAACGGACGCGTGGTGCTGTATGCGGACGTGATGACGGATTCGATGAAGCGTGCACTCGAAGAGACGAATCGCCGCCGCATTCGGCAGCTCGAGTACAACGCCGCCCACGACATCGTGCCCGAGACCATCCGCAAGACGCTCGAGGAGATCATGCAGTCGACCGCGGTCGCCGATGCGATCGCGGGCGGCGCAGAGAATGAAATGCAGTCGCTGCTCGCCGCCGTCGAGGTCGAAGGCGCCGATGTGCTGATGGCCCGGCTCGAGCGGGAGATGCTCGATGCCGCCCGTGCGCTCGACTTCGAACGCGCCGCCTCGTTGCGCGATCGACTCGAGGACGTGCGCCTGACGCTGGCAGCCGCGCGCCAGCGCGGCGTCGGCGGGGCGGAGCCGGCCACCGCGGCGACGGCCGGGAACCGGGTCACCAGCTCGTGGGCGCAGGCGAACCACACCGGCTCGCCGCTGGCCATGGCGTAA